The following proteins are encoded in a genomic region of bacterium:
- the glgA gene encoding glycogen synthase GlgA, which yields MMNDRLKILFVASEIAPFSKTGGLADVSAALPSALAAAGCEVRVVTPRYGSIDRRRQKIVADETAREFTFEVRGRPIRVGFGRWTADEPGLSVFFVECGVLYDRPGVYGDPFTGMDYADNDYRYILLTRAAFELCDSTGWKPDVFHGNDWQSGLLPFWLFRAQSTGQFANARTLMTIHNIAYHGLFGFDTVARIDGAASYYYPEGPLEFHGQMCFLRAGLEFANAVNTVSPTYAREIQSGPEFGYGMEKILRARGDDVIGILNGLDVETWNPATDRHIPATYSRDNLDGKKLNKEMLCRQCGFPYEDEVPLIGMISRVVAQKGFEILIPVIPDILDLPCRMIVLGSGDGKLEQMLTEFARTQPGRFFFRSGYDEEFAHRIEAGADVFLMPSKYEPCGLNQMMSMRYGTLPVVRATGGLADTVFDADADPQQGTGFSFHRYHSQDLLRAVQRAHQTYANKSRWRAIQLLAMSRDFSWNRSAELYKDLYQSCLLQPGYSAPSSA from the coding sequence ATGATGAATGATCGGCTGAAGATTTTGTTTGTCGCCTCCGAGATCGCTCCCTTCAGTAAGACGGGAGGTCTCGCCGACGTGAGTGCGGCACTGCCGAGCGCACTGGCCGCCGCCGGATGCGAGGTGCGTGTCGTTACTCCGCGATATGGTTCTATAGACCGTCGCCGTCAGAAGATCGTGGCGGATGAAACGGCGCGGGAGTTCACGTTCGAAGTTCGCGGAAGACCGATCCGCGTCGGCTTCGGCCGATGGACGGCCGACGAGCCGGGACTCAGCGTCTTTTTTGTGGAATGCGGCGTGCTCTATGATCGGCCCGGCGTGTATGGAGATCCGTTTACGGGAATGGATTACGCGGATAATGACTATCGCTACATTCTCCTTACTCGCGCGGCGTTCGAACTCTGCGATAGTACCGGATGGAAGCCGGACGTTTTTCACGGCAACGATTGGCAGAGCGGGTTGCTGCCGTTTTGGCTTTTTCGTGCGCAAAGTACCGGTCAATTTGCAAATGCGCGCACGCTGATGACTATCCACAACATCGCCTATCACGGTCTGTTTGGTTTCGATACGGTGGCTCGCATTGACGGTGCGGCAAGCTACTACTATCCGGAGGGACCCCTGGAATTCCACGGGCAGATGTGTTTCCTTCGGGCGGGTCTGGAGTTTGCGAACGCGGTCAACACCGTTTCACCGACCTATGCGCGCGAAATCCAGTCCGGTCCGGAGTTCGGCTATGGAATGGAAAAGATATTGCGGGCGCGGGGCGACGACGTGATCGGAATCCTGAACGGGTTGGACGTGGAAACTTGGAATCCCGCTACCGATCGGCACATCCCCGCCACGTATTCACGGGACAATCTGGACGGCAAGAAGTTAAACAAGGAAATGCTGTGTCGGCAGTGTGGTTTCCCTTATGAGGACGAGGTGCCGCTGATCGGAATGATTTCTCGCGTCGTTGCACAGAAGGGATTCGAGATTCTCATTCCCGTGATACCGGACATTCTTGACCTTCCCTGTCGCATGATCGTCCTGGGCAGCGGAGACGGGAAGCTGGAACAGATGTTGACCGAGTTCGCCCGTACGCAACCCGGCCGGTTTTTTTTCCGGTCGGGATACGACGAGGAGTTCGCACATCGCATCGAGGCGGGAGCCGATGTGTTTCTCATGCCGTCCAAATACGAGCCGTGTGGATTGAACCAGATGATGAGTATGCGTTATGGAACGCTGCCGGTGGTGCGCGCCACCGGAGGTCTGGCCGATACCGTGTTCGATGCGGACGCCGATCCGCAGCAAGGCACCGGATTCAGTTTCCACCGATATCACTCGCAAGATTTGTTGCGAGCCGTACAGCGTGCGCATCAAACGTATGCCAACAAGAGTCGCTGGCGAGCGATCCAACTCCTTGCCATGTCACGGGATTTTTCGTGGAATCGCTCGGCGGAGCTCTACAAGGATTTGTATCAGTCATGTTTGCTGCAACCCGGTTATTCCGCGCCGTCGTCCGCCTGA
- a CDS encoding NHL repeat-containing protein gives MFAATRLFRAVVRLILAVHVVAGPCDLSAQPRWERVLPTADVTLRDPRSLSVSVEGLLYIADTGHQRVIAVDSAGRLVAETGGIGAAHGQFRWPTVVIADRGNAVWVLDRGNRRIEKFTRSLEYQGTVTIPSSGDEGRGQPDAVGASPQGDLYVFDRDGGRIIHFDPLFRTQAELGSGTGSQFVSNVTSMAFVAKVGLFWWERGSSEIRRTDLLLNPLPPLRLPNLPRELVLASADTCLIYGSLGGVMSRCGHSTVPDTLLSGNYLRECGLKSVQSISLAPDQWLYLLDNRQGAVFRAHVTRE, from the coding sequence ATGTTTGCTGCAACCCGGTTATTCCGCGCCGTCGTCCGCCTGATCCTTGCGGTTCACGTCGTGGCGGGGCCGTGCGACCTTTCCGCCCAACCGCGATGGGAACGAGTGCTCCCGACGGCCGACGTCACGCTCCGTGATCCACGGAGTCTTTCTGTCTCAGTGGAAGGACTTCTCTATATCGCGGACACGGGGCATCAACGCGTAATCGCCGTTGACAGTGCAGGGCGATTGGTGGCTGAGACCGGCGGGATCGGCGCTGCTCACGGACAATTCCGCTGGCCGACCGTCGTGATTGCCGATCGAGGGAATGCCGTGTGGGTGCTGGACAGGGGAAACCGCCGCATCGAGAAATTCACGCGATCCCTCGAGTATCAGGGGACCGTCACGATTCCGAGTTCCGGTGACGAAGGACGCGGACAGCCCGACGCGGTCGGGGCCTCGCCTCAGGGCGATCTCTATGTGTTCGACCGTGACGGGGGTCGGATTATTCACTTCGATCCGCTGTTTCGCACGCAGGCGGAGCTCGGCAGTGGCACGGGTTCACAATTCGTTTCTAATGTTACATCTATGGCGTTCGTGGCCAAGGTTGGTCTATTTTGGTGGGAACGGGGGAGCTCAGAAATCCGCCGCACCGATCTTCTTCTTAATCCGCTGCCGCCGCTTCGCCTGCCCAACCTGCCGCGCGAGCTTGTGCTGGCCTCAGCGGATACTTGTCTCATCTACGGCTCGTTGGGAGGTGTGATGAGCAGATGCGGGCATAGTACCGTTCCGGACACTCTTCTTTCGGGAAATTATCTTCGTGAGTGCGGGCTGAAATCGGTACAGAGTATTTCCCTTGCGCCTGACCAATGGCTCTATCTGCTGGATAACCGGCAGGGGGCTGTGTTTCGAGCGCATGTGACTCGGGAGTGA